The Siansivirga zeaxanthinifaciens CC-SAMT-1 region GGGTAGCCAAAAGTTCGAAATCTTTACGAAGTTGCTCTTGGCGTTCTTCGACTTCTTTATCGCGTTTTAAGTTAAGTTCTTGCAGATTTTCAAAATCGGCATTTTTACGAGCTAATTCGGAATTTAAAAACTCTTTTTCTTTTCGAATGCTTTCTCTCTCAGATTCTATTTTTGATATATTTTCCTTTAAATCGGTAATTTGAATATTGAAAAGCTCAAGTTGTTTCGCTTTTTCAACTTCATAATTTTGTTTTAAATCGTTTAACTGAATTTGTAAATTATTGTTGCGTTCTTCGAGCGTGCTTTTATCGCTTTTACTTTTTAGTTTGTTTATAAAAACACCCAAATAAGCGCCTATGGCTCCCGAAATTATTATAGCAAGAATGAGTATGATATTGTCCATTATTTAAAAAAGAAATTTAATCAAATATAATTTTTTTAAACGTAACAAAGAACAAGGAACTGGAAGTTTTATAAAGTATGTTTCAGGTCTGTTAATTGCTACTTATTTACCTTGAAACTGCCCGTTTTTTCATCAAATACTATTAAATCTTTTGGAAATAAATTGTTAAAAGACCCTTTTGAAATGAGACTGCATGGATCGTCTATTTCAACGCCTTCTTTAGTCATTACAATTAAAGTATCGCAAAGTTGAATGGCCAAATCTATTTCGTGCGATGAGAATAAAATGGTTTTTCCTGTTTCTTGGGCTAATTTTTTAAGTAGTTTTAAAATATATGCTTTATGATACATATCTAGATGCGTGGTAGGTTCGTCTAGAATAATTACATCGGTATCTTGCGCTAAAGCTCTTGAAATCATGGCTTTTTGTAATTGTCCGTCGCTTAATTCATAACATTTTTTATCCTGCAATGCTTCAATATGTGTTTGCTGTAATGCTTGATTGATAATATTAATATCTTCCGTAGAAAGATTGCCAACCCAATTAGTATAAGGTTGTCTGCCTAGAGCTACCAATTCAAAAATAGATAGATTTTTTGCAGCTAGAGGCTCGGTTAATACCAGACTAAGTACTTTGGCTAAATCTAAAGGATTGTATTTTTTAATATTTTTATTGTTAATTAAAATGTCGCCACTTATCGGGTTTTGCACATGGGTAAGTGTGCGTAATAGGGTAGATTTACCAATACCATTGGCGCCAATAAGCCCCACCAATGTGCCTTTTTCAAGTTCAATATTTATATTGTTTGCAATAACCGTTTGCTCCTTTTTAGAAGTGTAACCTATACTTAGGTTTTCAGTTTTTAAAATGATATTTTTTTTGTTTTCTTCCATAATTAAAACATCATTTTTCGTTTTCTAACCAACAACCAAATCACTACGGGCGCCCCAATTAACGATGTAATAGCATTTATGGGTAGTGTGTAATCGCTATTAGGAATTTGTGCTATACTGTCGCAAATAAGCAGTACAATGGCTCCAATTAAAAAAACGGCAGGCAGTAATATTTTATGGTTTGACGTGTTAAAAATTTGTCTTGTTAAGTGCGGAATGGCTAAGCCTATAAAAGCTATGGGGCCAGCAAATGCCGTAATAGTTCCAGCGAGTAAACTTGTTGAAATTATAATTGACAGTCTGCTTTTTTTAATATTTAAACCTAAGCTTTTTGCGTAATTTTTACCCAAAAGTAGGGTGTTTAAAGATTTAATGGATGCAATGGTTACCATGATACCTAAACCGTAAATAAGGGAGAAAATAAGCAATTCATTCCAGGATAAATTTCCTAAACTTCCAAAGCCCCAAAAAATGTATTGTTGTAATTGCTGTGCCGAACCAAAGTACGATAATACACTAACTATAGCAGCGGTAATACTAGCAAACATTAGCCCAATAATTAAAATGGCCATGGTGTCTCTTACTTTTAGAGAGGTAATTAAAACGGCCAGTAAAACTAGAAAACTTCCCGAACTGGCGGCAATAACAATGCTCCATTTCGATATTAAAATGGTGGTTAAAATGCCACCAAATAGGCTAGAGCCTAAAATAACTAAAGCCACGCCTAAACTCGCTCCCGAACTTATACCTAAAACAAAGGGACCAGCTAAGGGATTTCTAAAAAGGGTTTGCATTAATAACCCCGAAATACCTAACCCCGAACCCACTAAAATAGCTGTTATTGCTTTTGGTAACCTGTAATTTAAAACAATATGTTGCCACGAATCTTGCTGAGTTTTTAAACCAATTAAGCTATTAAAGACATCTTTTAAAGGAATATGTACCGAACCTAAACTAATATTTGCCATAAAACAAATAATCAATAGTAGGATTAAAGCTAAAAAAGGAAGTTTGTATGTATTAATATTACCCAATTATTCTAAAGGTTTAAAAAAGTAAAGGTCATAATTTTTTAGAACTTCTGGATGACAAATTTTAATAAGATCTTTTAAAACTAAATCGGGTCTGGTTGTTCCTTCTTCAAAATACAAGACGCCACCTGTTTTTCCGGTGGTGTTATTCGATGTGAAAATGTGCTTGTTTTTAAACGCATCGAACATGGTATGTTGCGGGTTAGCATTTTTAAGGGCTTCTAAGCTTTCGTAATTAGAAGGGCTTATCCAAATATCGGCATTTTTAGCTTTAGAGAATACAGTTTCAAAATTAAATGCCAAACTGCCCGTTCCCTTAGAGTTTGCCCATAAATAGTTCGTGTTTGCATCTTTTAAAAGTTGGGCTTCGGTACTATTTCCATTGGGTAAATGCCAAATATCTTTATGCATAGCACCACTTAAAACCGTAGGTTTGTAGGTTGTGTTTTCGGCTAAAGTTTTGGCTTCTAAATAATCTTTTTCTATGCTATTAAAAATGGCTTCGGCTGCTAGCTCTTTATTGTATAGCGCTCCAAAAAACTTAATCCATTCGGCCTTTGCAAGTGGCGAGTTTTCTACCCAGTCGCCATTAAAAACAACAGGAATACCCGATTTTTTTATAGTTTCGAAGGTTCTGTTTTTACCATTTACTCCAAAGCCAACCACTAAATTTGGTTGAAGTTCTAAAAGCACCTCGGTGTTTATTCCTTCGTTTTTTCCCAACTCTCTAATAAGGCCTTTATCAATTTGGCTTCTTGTTTTTTTTGAAGAAACATAATCGGTTCCAGGAAATCCTATTAAGGTTTCTGCAACATCTAAAAGTTCGAGGGCTGGTATATGAGTTGTAGAAGTAACAACTATTTTTTCAATAGGATTTATAATAATTCCGTCAAATTCATTTTTTGGTATAGCTATTTTTGAAGCTTTTTCTTCATTAATTAAAATGTATTTATAGGTTTTGTTAGCATCTGGCCACGGATTTTTAATTTCTAAAATTTTATAATTATCATAATTTATTACCGAAAATCCGGTGGCATATTTTATTTCAATAGGTTTTCCATTTGAAACATTAAACTCCTGCGTTTTTTTTGATTCATTTTTACATCCAAAAAATGTTAAGACAAAAAATAAAATCACATATTCTAATTTCATAAACAATAAATGACTTTTGTCACTTTTAAAAAGGTTATTGATACTTATTTTTGATTAAAATTAAACCATGAGAGACCCTTCAAATTTAACAATATATATAGTAGCGGGCATAATAATAGCGCACTTTATTATTGGTTTTGTTTATCTCTTAATTAAAATGTCGAAGAAAAAGTAGCCATTATAATAGTAATGTCAACTTAATATATATTTTTGCACCGAAATTAGGTTTTATTCATTTCACGTGAATAAATTAAAAGGGAATCTGGTTAAAATCCAGAACTGTTCCCGCAACTGTAAGCTACAAAGCTTCATGTTAAACTTCAAGTCACTGAAGAATTTCTTTGGGAAGACCAACATGAGGACGCAAGTCAGGAGACCTGCCAATTTCAAACAAAATAAGTTAAACTTTCGGGATAAAAGTTTGCGTAGGGTAAATCCATGCGATTCTCGAGTAATTATTCATTAAAATGAACAAAAAAACAAACGTTTTTGGCGTACTGTGTTTAGGTATGTCCATGATTGGTTTTGCACAAGAACAAGCAAAATCAACAAAAGTGCAACAGTTAGAAGAGATTGTTGTTTCCGATTCACGATTTGATTTAAAACGTGAATATTCTGGTAAAACGGTTATTAAAATTTCTAAAGAAGAGATTGAAAATAACCAAGGTCGAAACATTGCCGAATTGATAAATACCAAAAGTGGTATTGAAATTAACGGAAGCCGAAGTGTTGAAGGTCAGAATTTAGGCTATTATGTTCGAGGTGGAAACAGCAGACAAGTTTTGGTTTTAATTGATGGTATAGCGGTTAACGATCCATCTTTAGTATCTAACGAATTCGATTTAAGACTTTTAGATTTAAACACCATCGAATCTATTGAAATTATTAAAGGTGCTGCCAGTACCTTATATGGTAATGCAGCTGCAACTGCGGTTATTAGCATTACTACCAAAAAAGCTTCCAACAACAAAATTGCAGGTAATTTTTTAAGTGTTGTAGGTACAAATCAGTCTCAAGACGATTTAAATTATTATGGTTCTAGTTTTACTAATAATGCATCGGTTAACGGGACTTTAAATAAATTAACCTATTTAGCAAGTTTCGGAAATAGATATGTAGATGGTTTGTCGGCTGCGAAGTCCGATACACACGAAAAAGATCCGTTTTCGCGCTATAATTTAAATGTGAAGTTAGGTTACGAATTTAGTAAAGCTTTCAATATATCTGCTTTTGCAAGCATTGATAATCTTAAAACAGATATCGATGGTAGCCCTGCACCAGCCTTTGTTTTAACAGATACCGACGACACGTTTTTTAGCAAACAAAAGCGTGTAGGAGTGTCTCCAAAATTCACTTATAATCACGGAAGTTTTCAAATTAATGCGGCTTATTCGAAGATTGAACGCGAGTTTATATCAGACTTTAGTTCAACCAATAATGCAGAAAGTTATGTTTTAGATGCATTTAATAAATATGTGTTTAATGATAAATTTTATACCATTGCCGGTGTAAATTACACAGAATACAAAAGTCTTTTTGCCGAAGAAGAAAGTTACAACAATACCGATCCGTATTTAAATGTTGTTTATGTATCGGACTATGGCTTAAATTTAAATGCAGGTGCCCGTTTAAATAACCATAGTGAGTATGGATCTCATTTAGTTTATAGTTTAAATCCGTCGTATAATTTAAATTTAGATTCGGGTACTTTAAAAGTTTTAGGGTCTTATGCAACGTCTTTTATTGCGCCTAATTTATCGCAGTTATTTGGTTATTATGGTGCAAACCCAAATTTAGAACCAGAAGAAAACACAACCATTGAAGGTGGTTTGGAGTTTTATAATACAAATGGTTTTAGATTAAATGCGTTGTATTTTAATAGAAAAGAGGAAAACACGATTATTTACGGACCTGCATTCAGCTATATAAACGCAGATTCTGAAGCTAAAGTTCACGGTTTTGAGGTAGAAACCGAAGTTAAATCTATTGAAAATCTGGTTTTAAGTGCCAATTATACTTTTACAGAATTAAAAGAAGGCACGCGTTTACGTTTACCAAAGCATAAAGCAAATGCGAGTTTGGGCTATAATATTTCAAAAAACACGTTTGCATCTGTAAATTATCAATTTACAAGCAGCAGAACGGATACTAATTTTTCAACTTTTTTAAATGAAGATTTAAAAGCGTTTTCATTAGTTGATTTATATTTTAGTAAGAAACTAATTGAAAATAAATTGAAATTATTTGCAAGTATAACCAATTTATTTAATGAAGATTACTTAGAAATTGTAGGCTATACTACCAAAGGAAGAAATGTTAGTTTAGGATTGAATATTACTTTGTAAATTCATTTTAAGTAAAAAAAATCCCGTTCTATTTTTTAATGGAACGGGATTTTTTGTTTGCAGTCATGGGGTTTATTTCGGGATTAAATCGCAATACCAAACGCCATAATTGTCGCTTTTGCAAACAGAGTCGTCGGTATTTGGATGCGCGTATTCACGATATACTTTTTCACCAACTGTAAATTCTATAGGTTTATTGAATATTGGGCCATCAAAGCAAAAGGTGTGAAACTCGCCATGTTCTCCACATGGGTCGACACCTTCGGGTAAATTATCAATAAAGTTTTTATCTATAATAGTACCAACAAAATTCTCGTTAAAAAATTTGGAGTTGGCGCAAACAATAATGGTTTTAAAACCTAAATCTAAAAATTCATTTAAAAGTGCTTTGGTATCGCGTTTCCAGATAGGAAATACAGTTTTAAAACCTGCTTTTGCCAATTGATTTTCTCTGTAAGTTCTTAAATCTTCCAGAAAGATATCTCCAAAGGCACTATGTGTAAAACCATCATGTTTTAATCTTGAAACGGTTTCTAACATTTTTTGCTCATAAATGTCCATGCTGGGCATTTCCGGTAATTCTATAAGACTCGATTTTATATTTATAGCATCTGTTTGAGCTGTTAATAATTCTTTTCTCAAACCGTGCATAGATACTCTGTTGTAATGCGAATTTACTGTTGTAATTAATTCATCAACCAGATAGCGTTCATCTTGTAATAAATGGTAAAGTGCCAAAGCAGAATCTTTTCCGCTACTCCAGTTGAAGTAGGTTTTAATTTTGTTCAAAATTTATTTTGTTTAAAAGTGAGGCTGGCAGCTGCTTGTTTAAATACATGCTGTTGTTAAATCTGTTAAAGCTATTACTGTCTTCTATGGGCTTTAATTTTCTGGTATTTTCAGATTTTATTTTGTTTGTTTTTGTGGTAGAGCCTTCGATTTCAGCTAACGCTAAGGCTAAAAGTTTCTCATTTTCATTACCAATAATTCCAAGATTTAAATAGCTTTCAGAAATATCAATGTCGGGTGTTAAGCCATTGTCGTAGTCTGTCTTTCCAACTTTATTTAAAGATTTAAAAATAAGAGGTTGCATAGCATAAGTGTGATTCGGGTTGGCACCTTCTCTGGTGAAATCTTCAGAATCGTATAAAGTGGTTGAAGCTTGATATTTCCCTGCGGTATTTTCGCCAATATGAATAACATCTATATAGGGATCTAGTGAATTTATAATCAACTCACTTGCAGAGGCCGATGATTCTAAAGCAATAACATATACTTTACTTAAATTCAAACTATTTATAAGGTTCCCATCCAAGGTATTTTTAAATCTGTTAATTAATAATTCCGGATTTTCTTGCTCGAAGGCTGCTTGAAATTCGCTATTCCATTCTTCGGTGCTAAAAACCTCATTATTAAATTGTCCAGTTATCATACTCGCTAAAAGTATAGCAGAGTTTACCGATCCGCCAGGATTGTAACGCAAGTCTAAAACCAAGTGTTTTACATTGTTGTTTTTAAAATTTCCAAAAACATTATTTAACTGGGTATCATAATTTGCAGTAAAACCATTATACATAAGGTATCCAACATTTTCGCCATTAACGGTTAGTATCTCACTTTTGAAAATAGGATTTTCATTGTATTCTAATTTGTTTAAAGTAATTGTTTTATTAAGTGGCTCAATCGTATCGTCTGTGTTTTCGGTAGTCCCATTGGTGTTGTAATTAGCAAAACTTAATGTATACGAGCTTCTAGATAATAAACTATTATAATTATCAATAGTTAACTCTGTATTATCTACTTTATTAAAAATGTCGCCTCTAACAAGTCCTTTTGTTTCGGCATCGCTATTTGGTAAGACCAAACGAACAATACCAATTAATTTTGTAGTGCTATTGGGCTGTAAGAAGAGGGTGAATTCCATACCGTTACTGGTACTTATGCCGCTAAACGATTGTTCTAAAGCAATATAATCATCAACAATCCAGCTGAATTTATCGACAGTAGTGCGCTGGTAAATTAAGCTTTCAAACAAATCTTCTGGAGTAGAAAAGCTGTTTAAGTAACTGGCATAGGCTTCATCCGAAGAAAATTTATCATTCGCCAAATCGGGTACATTATCTTTATATAAGTAAAATAAATTCATCCCTTTCCATACAAAATCGTTTATTTCGTTAGTAGAAATTTGATTGTCGTCGTTGTCTTCGAAGCAACTTGTAGTTAACAAAGAGACGAAAAAGATGAGCATTAGGGGCTTAAGAATTTTCATAGAATCATTTTTATATTTAGACCTTAGTCTTTTAAACTCTAAATTTACTTACATTATTATATTATATAAAATTATTTGTAACAAAATAATAAGTGGTTCGTCGTAATATCAAATAGCGAATTAAAGCCGTTTAACCAAACCAATCTAAAATGACTCAAAGTGAGTTTTTAAATATTGTAATGCCTTTTAAAGATAAAGTGTTTCGTTTAGCAAAACGATTGCTGGTATCTACAGAAGAGGCAGAAGATGCAACTCAGGAAGTGTTAATGCGATTGTGGAGTAATAAAACGAAAATGCAGGAATATAAAAATATAGAGGCATTTTCGATGACAATGACAAAGAATTTTTGTTTCGATAAATTAAAATCGAAGCAAGCACAAAACTTAAAAATTGTACATAGTAATTATGAAGATGGCAACACATCGTTACAAAAACAAGTTGAATTAAGCGATAGTGTTAACTGGGTAGCTAAAATTATTGAAGATTTACCCGAGCAGCAAAAAATGATTATACAATTACGAGATATTGAAGCTTACGATTTAGATGAAATTGCTGAAATGTTAGAAATGAATAATACAGCAGTTCGAGTAGCTTTATCTAGAGCACGAAAAACAATAAGAGAAAAATTAACTAATACGCATAATTATGGTATTAAATAATATAGAAAAATTACTGGAAAAGTACGACAATGGAGAAACCTCTTTAAAGGAAGAGCAACAGTTAAAAAACTATTTTTCGCAACAAACTGTAGCGCCCCATTTAGAAAGTTATAAACCTATGTTTGTGTACTTTAAAGAAAACCAAAAAGAGCAGTTTACTAAAAAGATTCCATTAAAAACTAAGAAAGTTATAAACTATAAATGGATTTCTGTTGCAGCTGTAGCCGTTCTTATGGTCGGGTTTTATTTAAAATCCAATAGTAAAAACAACGATTTAGGAACTTATGAAGATCCAGAGTTGGCTTACCAAGAAGTTACAAAATCGTTAGCGATGATTTCAAATCATTTTAATAAAGGGGTTTCAACCGTAGGTTATTTAAACGAATACGAAAAAGGTGCCGAAACGCTAAATTATTTGAATGCCCTTGAAAATTCAACAAATATTATTTTTAAAACAACGAAGTAATTATTAAAAAAAAACAACATGAAAACAATAAATAAAAACCCGATGAAGAATAAATTATTAGTGTTAATAATGGCGCTTATGCTGCTACCTATGTTAGGAATGTCTCAGGATATTTTTGATAAGTATAATGATAATTCTGATGTTACCTTTGTATCTATTAAACCAAAAATGTTTCAAATGATAGCTAAAATGGGCATCAATGTAGAAGATCCTGAAGCCAGAGCCTATATGGATATGGTTAAAAGTATTACCAGTTTTAAAACAATCATGACAGATGACAAGACTATTTCGGCAGATATTTCAAAATGGGTAAAATCGCGTTCAAGCTCTTTAGAAGAATTAATGGAGGTAAAAGATGATGGCTCTGAAGTGAAATTTTATGTAAAAGAAGGTAAAGATTCTAACCACGTGAAAGAATTGCTAATTTTCGTGAATGGCATAGATAAGGTCATGAAAGAGTCTGTTGAAATTAACGGAAAAGAGCGTCGTATTGAAACCGTAGTCGTATCTCTAACTGGCGATATCGATTTAAACGAAATTTCTAAGCTTACCGACAAAATGAATATTCCTGGAGGAAAGCATTTAGAGAAGAAAAAATCTAAGTAAAATAAATTCATCAATCAAAATAAAAATACGCATTGCCTGTTAAAGGTAATGCGTATTAATTTCATCAAAAAAAACAATCAAGAAAATGAAATTAACAACCAAACAAACATTAACGATCTTGCTTTTAGCGTTGCTACTGGTTAGCTGTAACAATAGTAAAAGTTTACAAAGTTATTTTGTAGATAATCAAGAATCTGCAAATTTTATTTCGCAAGATTTACCTATATCAATGCTAAAAATTGATACGAGTAATTTAACCGAAGACCAGAAAGAAGCTTACAACTCTGTGAGCAGATTAAACTTTTTAGGTTATAAAGCCACCGAATCGAATAAAGAAGCTCTAAAAGCAGAAATTTCTGAAGTAAAAACTATTTTAAGTGCCAGTAAGTATAACGATTTGATTGAGTTTAGCGATAAAGGCAACCGTTTTGTAATAAAGTATATAGGTACCGATGATGAAGCCGATGAAGTTGTGGTTTTTGGAAGTTCTAAAGATATGGGCTTTGCTATTGTTCGTGTTTTAGGGAACAACATGAATCCTGAAAAAATGACAACTTTGGCAGGTGTTCTAAAAAAGGCAGATGTAGGAGAAGCGCAAATGCAAAGTATTATGAATTTTTTTAAATAAATAATTCAAATCCATAAAAAAGGGTATCGTATTACGATACCCTTTTTTTATTTTATGTTTTCCTGAGTTTTTTTCTTTTCTTGGTTTTGGTGTAGAAAAAATTAGACAGAATTATAATTAATAATAAGGCCAATAACCCTTTAATAAATAAACTGTCTAAAAGCTCTAATATGCCGCAAACAAAAAAGCCAACAGCTAAAACGCCACAAAGAATAAGGGATTGTTTGTCTGTTAGCATATATTAAATTCCTGTGTAATTACTTGGTGAAATATTTTTTAATTCTTGTTTAATAGCATCCGATACCTCTAAAGTATCAATAAAATTTGAAATAGAT contains the following coding sequences:
- a CDS encoding ABC transporter ATP-binding protein; translation: MEENKKNIILKTENLSIGYTSKKEQTVIANNINIELEKGTLVGLIGANGIGKSTLLRTLTHVQNPISGDILINNKNIKKYNPLDLAKVLSLVLTEPLAAKNLSIFELVALGRQPYTNWVGNLSTEDINIINQALQQTHIEALQDKKCYELSDGQLQKAMISRALAQDTDVIILDEPTTHLDMYHKAYILKLLKKLAQETGKTILFSSHEIDLAIQLCDTLIVMTKEGVEIDDPCSLISKGSFNNLFPKDLIVFDEKTGSFKVNK
- a CDS encoding FecCD family ABC transporter permease is translated as MGNINTYKLPFLALILLLIICFMANISLGSVHIPLKDVFNSLIGLKTQQDSWQHIVLNYRLPKAITAILVGSGLGISGLLMQTLFRNPLAGPFVLGISSGASLGVALVILGSSLFGGILTTILISKWSIVIAASSGSFLVLLAVLITSLKVRDTMAILIIGLMFASITAAIVSVLSYFGSAQQLQQYIFWGFGSLGNLSWNELLIFSLIYGLGIMVTIASIKSLNTLLLGKNYAKSLGLNIKKSRLSIIISTSLLAGTITAFAGPIAFIGLAIPHLTRQIFNTSNHKILLPAVFLIGAIVLLICDSIAQIPNSDYTLPINAITSLIGAPVVIWLLVRKRKMMF
- a CDS encoding ABC transporter substrate-binding protein — translated: MKLEYVILFFVLTFFGCKNESKKTQEFNVSNGKPIEIKYATGFSVINYDNYKILEIKNPWPDANKTYKYILINEEKASKIAIPKNEFDGIIINPIEKIVVTSTTHIPALELLDVAETLIGFPGTDYVSSKKTRSQIDKGLIRELGKNEGINTEVLLELQPNLVVGFGVNGKNRTFETIKKSGIPVVFNGDWVENSPLAKAEWIKFFGALYNKELAAEAIFNSIEKDYLEAKTLAENTTYKPTVLSGAMHKDIWHLPNGNSTEAQLLKDANTNYLWANSKGTGSLAFNFETVFSKAKNADIWISPSNYESLEALKNANPQHTMFDAFKNKHIFTSNNTTGKTGGVLYFEEGTTRPDLVLKDLIKICHPEVLKNYDLYFFKPLE
- a CDS encoding TonB-dependent receptor plug domain-containing protein translates to MNKKTNVFGVLCLGMSMIGFAQEQAKSTKVQQLEEIVVSDSRFDLKREYSGKTVIKISKEEIENNQGRNIAELINTKSGIEINGSRSVEGQNLGYYVRGGNSRQVLVLIDGIAVNDPSLVSNEFDLRLLDLNTIESIEIIKGAASTLYGNAAATAVISITTKKASNNKIAGNFLSVVGTNQSQDDLNYYGSSFTNNASVNGTLNKLTYLASFGNRYVDGLSAAKSDTHEKDPFSRYNLNVKLGYEFSKAFNISAFASIDNLKTDIDGSPAPAFVLTDTDDTFFSKQKRVGVSPKFTYNHGSFQINAAYSKIEREFISDFSSTNNAESYVLDAFNKYVFNDKFYTIAGVNYTEYKSLFAEEESYNNTDPYLNVVYVSDYGLNLNAGARLNNHSEYGSHLVYSLNPSYNLNLDSGTLKVLGSYATSFIAPNLSQLFGYYGANPNLEPEENTTIEGGLEFYNTNGFRLNALYFNRKEENTIIYGPAFSYINADSEAKVHGFEVETEVKSIENLVLSANYTFTELKEGTRLRLPKHKANASLGYNISKNTFASVNYQFTSSRTDTNFSTFLNEDLKAFSLVDLYFSKKLIENKLKLFASITNLFNEDYLEIVGYTTKGRNVSLGLNITL
- a CDS encoding Dph6-related ATP pyrophosphatase, giving the protein MNKIKTYFNWSSGKDSALALYHLLQDERYLVDELITTVNSHYNRVSMHGLRKELLTAQTDAINIKSSLIELPEMPSMDIYEQKMLETVSRLKHDGFTHSAFGDIFLEDLRTYRENQLAKAGFKTVFPIWKRDTKALLNEFLDLGFKTIIVCANSKFFNENFVGTIIDKNFIDNLPEGVDPCGEHGEFHTFCFDGPIFNKPIEFTVGEKVYREYAHPNTDDSVCKSDNYGVWYCDLIPK
- a CDS encoding S41 family peptidase, whose translation is MKILKPLMLIFFVSLLTTSCFEDNDDNQISTNEINDFVWKGMNLFYLYKDNVPDLANDKFSSDEAYASYLNSFSTPEDLFESLIYQRTTVDKFSWIVDDYIALEQSFSGISTSNGMEFTLFLQPNSTTKLIGIVRLVLPNSDAETKGLVRGDIFNKVDNTELTIDNYNSLLSRSSYTLSFANYNTNGTTENTDDTIEPLNKTITLNKLEYNENPIFKSEILTVNGENVGYLMYNGFTANYDTQLNNVFGNFKNNNVKHLVLDLRYNPGGSVNSAILLASMITGQFNNEVFSTEEWNSEFQAAFEQENPELLINRFKNTLDGNLINSLNLSKVYVIALESSASASELIINSLDPYIDVIHIGENTAGKYQASTTLYDSEDFTREGANPNHTYAMQPLIFKSLNKVGKTDYDNGLTPDIDISESYLNLGIIGNENEKLLALALAEIEGSTTKTNKIKSENTRKLKPIEDSNSFNRFNNSMYLNKQLPASLLNKINFEQN
- a CDS encoding RNA polymerase sigma factor, with the protein product MTQSEFLNIVMPFKDKVFRLAKRLLVSTEEAEDATQEVLMRLWSNKTKMQEYKNIEAFSMTMTKNFCFDKLKSKQAQNLKIVHSNYEDGNTSLQKQVELSDSVNWVAKIIEDLPEQQKMIIQLRDIEAYDLDEIAEMLEMNNTAVRVALSRARKTIREKLTNTHNYGIK
- a CDS encoding DUF4252 domain-containing protein, with product MKTINKNPMKNKLLVLIMALMLLPMLGMSQDIFDKYNDNSDVTFVSIKPKMFQMIAKMGINVEDPEARAYMDMVKSITSFKTIMTDDKTISADISKWVKSRSSSLEELMEVKDDGSEVKFYVKEGKDSNHVKELLIFVNGIDKVMKESVEINGKERRIETVVVSLTGDIDLNEISKLTDKMNIPGGKHLEKKKSK
- a CDS encoding DUF4252 domain-containing protein — translated: MKLTTKQTLTILLLALLLVSCNNSKSLQSYFVDNQESANFISQDLPISMLKIDTSNLTEDQKEAYNSVSRLNFLGYKATESNKEALKAEISEVKTILSASKYNDLIEFSDKGNRFVIKYIGTDDEADEVVVFGSSKDMGFAIVRVLGNNMNPEKMTTLAGVLKKADVGEAQMQSIMNFFK